Genomic DNA from Candidatus Schekmanbacteria bacterium:
AGCTTTTCTATCAATTCAGCACTTTTTATACCAAGCTTTTTAGCTAAAGAATGTATTCGTTCTCCTTGCGCCATCTATCTATTCGCCTCTTTTTTTAAAGGGATTTCTTTGCTGACTCAATAATCTGCCTTGCCCTTTCCAGTCCCATTTCATTCACTTCAGCAAGGTCTGACTCTTTTGCTTTTGCGATTTCCTCAACATTAGAATACCCTGCTTCCACGAGAGCTTCAACAAGCTCATTATTTATACCTTTTATTGAAGCAACTGACTCTACTGCTGCCTGCTTCGTGTCATCTGCTTTGATGCCTTCTTTAACTTCTGTTTTAGAAAAGACATTTATTTTATATCCTGTAAGCGCAGATGCAAGTTTTACATTTTGTCCCTTCTTCCCTATTGCAAGAAACAGTTGTTCGTCCTCTACAATTACAACAGCGCTTTTATTTTCCTCGTCAACCTTCACAGACAAACATTGAGCTGGAAGAAGAGCATTCTTGATATATTCTTTGATATCCTGTGACCAGCGTACTATATCAATTCTTTCGCCGCTCAATTCCCTTACAACGCTTTGAACTCTACTACCCCTTACGCCTACACAAGCCCCCACTGGGTCAATGTCTTTATCATTACTGCTGACTGCAATCTTTCCTCTCCAACCGGGATCTCTCGATGATGAAACAATTTTGATTATTCCGTCTTCAATTTCAGGAACTTCATCTCTAAACAACTGTTCTAAAAATTCAGGCCTTCTTCTTGACAGCAAAATCTGAAGTTCTTTCTGAGTTTTTTGAACATCACAGATATAAACCTTTATTCTGTCTCCCTTTCTATATTTCTCTTTGGGTATCTGCTCTTTATAAGGCAAT
This window encodes:
- the nusA gene encoding transcription termination/antitermination protein NusA; the protein is MKNQLIHIIDQIAKEKGIDRETMFSAIETAIISVVRKKYHENSKLTVKFNSEEENFSIYSIKKVVSDDKLTDPHSEIGLSEAKKVDESIEENEEFLTKLEDVDLGRVSIQTVKQVIAQKMREAEKDVAYEEYLQLKGSVIVGTVSAIEKGTIIVDLGRAEGRLPYKEQIPKEKYRKGDRIKVYICDVQKTQKELQILLSRRRPEFLEQLFRDEVPEIEDGIIKIVSSSRDPGWRGKIAVSSNDKDIDPVGACVGVRGSRVQSVVRELSGERIDIVRWSQDIKEYIKNALLPAQCLSVKVDEENKSAVVIVEDEQLFLAIGKKGQNVKLASALTGYKINVFSKTEVKEGIKADDTKQAAVESVASIKGINNELVEALVEAGYSNVEEIAKAKESDLAEVNEMGLERARQIIESAKKSL